A genomic segment from uncultured Marinifilum sp. encodes:
- a CDS encoding S1-like domain-containing RNA-binding protein, which yields MSIIGQYAELKVAKLVDFGVFLEGEDEALILLPNQYVPPKTQLDDTIKVFIYRDSEDRIIATTLTPNATVGEFAVMKVKSVTNIGAFLDWGLAKDLLVPFSEQRDKLQEGLSYLVYVYLDSSTGRIVATAKVDKILKDVEVSYKEGDEVDILVGKRNDLGFQVLINDDALGIIYKNEIFGHLKIGDKRKAYIKKVRPDGKIDISLQQQGYQNEVPKSGQQILDMLKDEEGFLPLNDKSSPEDIYYLLKMSKKNFKKAIGLLYKQRLITIEEAGIYLVQ from the coding sequence GTGAGTATAATCGGACAATACGCAGAACTAAAAGTTGCCAAACTAGTTGATTTTGGCGTTTTTTTAGAAGGAGAAGATGAAGCATTAATATTGCTTCCTAATCAATACGTACCACCAAAAACGCAATTAGACGATACTATTAAAGTATTTATCTATCGTGATTCGGAGGACAGAATTATAGCAACAACTTTAACTCCCAATGCTACCGTAGGCGAATTTGCTGTTATGAAAGTAAAATCGGTTACCAACATTGGAGCCTTTTTAGATTGGGGTCTTGCCAAAGACCTTTTGGTTCCTTTTAGCGAGCAAAGAGATAAATTACAGGAAGGTCTCTCCTACCTTGTTTACGTTTATCTTGACAGCTCGACAGGTAGAATTGTTGCAACTGCTAAAGTTGATAAAATTCTTAAGGATGTTGAAGTATCATATAAAGAAGGAGATGAAGTTGATATATTAGTAGGCAAAAGAAACGATTTAGGTTTTCAGGTGTTGATTAACGACGATGCTTTAGGTATTATTTATAAAAATGAAATTTTCGGTCATTTAAAAATTGGCGACAAAAGAAAAGCTTATATCAAAAAAGTTAGACCCGATGGAAAAATAGATATAAGCCTACAACAACAAGGATATCAGAATGAAGTACCTAAATCGGGACAGCAAATATTAGATATGCTTAAAGACGAGGAAGGATTTTTGCCTTTAAACGATAAAAGTTCGCCCGAAGATATTTATTACCTGCTTAAAATGAGCAAGAAAAATTTTAAAAAGGCAATTGGACTTCTTTACAAACAAAGATTAATTACCATAGAAGAAGCTGGAATTTATCTGGTACAATAA
- a CDS encoding C69 family dipeptidase, which yields MNNYFKTVFLAVSLIFSAATKAQDKSDWKAGVPEGCTTITVGKMASIDGSVITSHTDDSHRTRAWMNVIPAKKHKKGSKFFLYERSSYDSLAMPTYQHKKIGEIDQAETTYQYLNTAYPCINEKQLAIGESTFGGREELFSKKCLIDCQRLQQLMLERCSTAREAIALADDLLTKYGWRDFGECLTIADKKEVWHFEVVGPGKGKIGAVWVAQRVPDNHISVNANASTIKEINIEDSNSFLASENIYSLAKENGWWKEGETFKWNAVYAPKSRLSLASRRREWRVLSMAAPSLKLDANDKDYPFSVEPDKKISLDDLVIIFKDYYEGTPYNFVKNIKQANKDGKEVLSPFANPFMPYDMNRLFKINGGWGDLGERTIARWYTMYATIIQCRDWLPDEIGGIAWLAQDNVATSIYIPVYAGTTDLAESYKVKARRTGYTRKSAWWAFNRLGTLSAQRWGDMRKDVDKVFIPLQRKYFAEQAKIDEQYLKLNKKKQKEFLTNRSKQLGNEVVEKAWEIGDHIWTKYDEKF from the coding sequence ATGAACAATTATTTTAAAACAGTATTCTTAGCCGTATCACTAATTTTTTCGGCAGCTACAAAGGCTCAGGACAAATCGGATTGGAAAGCTGGAGTACCCGAAGGTTGTACCACAATTACTGTGGGTAAAATGGCTTCTATCGACGGATCTGTGATTACATCTCATACCGATGATAGTCATCGTACCCGAGCCTGGATGAATGTTATTCCTGCAAAAAAACATAAGAAAGGCAGCAAATTTTTCTTGTACGAACGATCATCTTATGATAGTTTGGCAATGCCTACTTATCAGCATAAAAAAATTGGAGAAATCGATCAGGCTGAAACAACTTATCAATATCTGAATACTGCTTATCCGTGTATTAACGAAAAACAATTGGCCATTGGCGAATCTACTTTTGGTGGTAGAGAAGAATTATTTTCGAAAAAATGTTTAATAGACTGTCAGCGATTGCAGCAATTAATGCTGGAGAGATGCTCTACTGCAAGAGAAGCAATTGCTTTAGCCGATGATTTATTAACTAAATATGGCTGGAGAGATTTTGGTGAATGTTTAACCATTGCCGATAAAAAAGAGGTTTGGCATTTCGAAGTTGTTGGTCCGGGAAAAGGAAAAATTGGTGCCGTTTGGGTAGCACAGCGCGTACCCGACAATCATATTTCGGTAAACGCCAATGCAAGTACCATTAAAGAAATAAATATTGAAGATTCAAATTCATTTTTAGCATCTGAAAATATATATAGCCTAGCAAAAGAAAATGGATGGTGGAAAGAAGGAGAAACATTTAAATGGAATGCCGTTTATGCCCCTAAAAGTCGTTTATCATTAGCTTCGCGCAGAAGAGAATGGCGCGTACTTTCAATGGCAGCTCCATCGCTAAAACTAGATGCCAACGATAAGGACTATCCTTTTTCGGTAGAACCAGATAAAAAAATAAGCTTAGACGATTTAGTAATAATTTTTAAAGATTACTACGAAGGAACACCCTACAACTTTGTAAAAAATATAAAACAAGCCAACAAAGACGGCAAAGAAGTATTATCGCCTTTTGCAAATCCGTTTATGCCATACGATATGAACCGTTTGTTTAAAATAAATGGCGGATGGGGAGATCTTGGAGAAAGAACCATTGCTCGCTGGTACACTATGTATGCAACTATTATTCAATGCAGAGACTGGTTACCCGATGAAATTGGAGGAATTGCCTGGCTTGCTCAGGATAATGTTGCAACATCTATTTATATTCCTGTTTATGCTGGCACTACCGACTTAGCCGAAAGCTATAAAGTAAAAGCCCGAAGAACTGGATATACACGAAAATCGGCTTGGTGGGCCTTTAATCGATTAGGAACTTTAAGCGCTCAGCGCTGGGGAGATATGCGCAAAGATGTTGATAAAGTATTTATTCCTTTACAGCGTAAATATTTTGCAGAACAAGCAAAAATTGATGAACAATATTTAAAGCTTAACAAAAAGAAACAAAAAGAATTTCTTACCAATAGAAGCAAACAACTGGGAAACGAAGTTGTTGAAAAAGCTTGGGAAATAGGAGATCATATTTGGACCAAATATGATGAGAAATTCTAA
- a CDS encoding ATP-binding protein has protein sequence MIINQPDSHKDNIAPKDISNIFFFSLFLIILLFSISFIYIYKKNIASINKRNIEQTKNRIIQAKKDYLKTAIDRTFIEIQLLEKIPLDKTNSTPEKLKEHAKTIIRNTILKDSGYIFVNEIINYEGGDKYAIRAVHPNLPDTEGNYLSTNTQDIKGNTPYLTELEGVKAKGELFFTYWFKKFGQEKISHKLTYVKLYKKYNWIIGTGVYLDDVDDYIANEIIKNKLVKDQQNKILVILVIITLTLAIITAIFYKERIHKILKYYIDQVKDRELALKKINESLEKTIKIRSEQLNQSEKSYRAIFHNNQSIMMLIDPNNGDIVDANQAALNFYNYSLEEFTSIKISDINILPPKKVKQAMEISKKQSNYFLFKHRLSSGEIKDVEVYSEHMIINNNELLFSIVHDISELRKTQQELIIAKKRAEESDKLKTAFLANMSHEIRTPLNSILGFSDLLINPHNTLEQNSRFSNIINTSGLQLMRIIDDIIDISHIESNQLKVSLSPISTNKTLEKIADTFKNTVLNSKNKVVDFKLQIPNTKKDFIINTDEVRFTQICNNLLRNAWKFTNEGYIKIGYSHKKNNSKEHLKFYVKDTGCGIAENKFDLIFDRFSQVAYDEYREGNGLGLSITEGLVKLLGSEMELESTLGKGSCFYFTIPLNFTSTEQIIEN, from the coding sequence ATGATAATTAATCAACCAGATAGTCATAAAGACAACATTGCTCCTAAAGATATATCGAACATATTTTTCTTTTCCTTATTTCTTATCATTCTTCTATTCTCTATATCCTTTATTTATATCTACAAAAAAAACATAGCCTCAATAAATAAAAGAAATATAGAACAAACAAAAAATAGAATTATACAAGCAAAAAAAGACTACTTAAAAACTGCTATTGACAGAACATTTATAGAAATTCAGCTATTAGAAAAAATACCACTTGACAAAACCAACTCTACTCCCGAAAAATTGAAAGAACATGCCAAAACAATTATAAGAAATACAATTCTTAAGGACTCTGGATACATTTTTGTAAATGAAATTATTAACTATGAAGGAGGTGACAAATATGCAATTAGAGCTGTACACCCTAATTTACCAGATACCGAAGGCAATTATTTATCCACAAATACACAAGATATAAAAGGCAATACTCCTTATTTAACAGAGCTAGAAGGTGTGAAAGCCAAGGGAGAATTATTCTTTACTTATTGGTTTAAAAAATTTGGACAGGAAAAAATATCTCATAAATTAACCTATGTAAAACTTTACAAAAAATACAACTGGATTATTGGAACAGGTGTCTATCTTGATGATGTAGATGACTATATTGCAAACGAAATAATAAAAAATAAATTAGTAAAAGATCAGCAAAATAAAATTCTAGTTATTCTGGTAATTATAACTCTTACTTTAGCCATTATTACAGCTATTTTTTACAAGGAAAGAATTCATAAAATATTAAAATATTATATCGATCAGGTTAAAGATAGAGAGTTGGCTCTAAAAAAAATAAATGAATCGCTGGAAAAGACAATAAAAATAAGATCGGAGCAGCTAAACCAAAGCGAAAAAAGCTATCGGGCTATTTTCCATAACAATCAATCAATAATGATGCTTATTGATCCCAATAATGGGGATATTGTTGATGCAAACCAAGCTGCTCTTAATTTTTACAATTACTCTTTAGAAGAGTTTACAAGCATTAAAATAAGCGATATAAACATACTTCCGCCTAAAAAAGTAAAACAGGCAATGGAAATAAGCAAAAAACAATCTAACTATTTTCTTTTTAAGCATCGTTTATCTTCTGGCGAAATTAAAGATGTAGAGGTTTATTCGGAACACATGATAATTAATAATAATGAACTCTTATTTTCAATAGTTCACGACATATCTGAATTGCGAAAAACCCAACAGGAATTAATTATAGCCAAAAAACGAGCCGAAGAAAGCGATAAACTTAAAACTGCCTTTTTAGCTAATATGAGTCATGAAATTCGTACGCCTTTAAATTCAATTTTAGGTTTCTCAGATTTATTAATAAATCCACATAATACTTTAGAACAAAATTCTCGTTTCTCAAATATCATTAATACTTCAGGATTACAATTGATGAGGATTATAGATGATATTATTGATATTTCTCATATAGAATCTAACCAACTTAAAGTATCGCTATCACCAATTTCGACAAATAAAACCCTAGAAAAAATAGCCGATACGTTTAAAAATACTGTTTTAAACTCGAAAAATAAAGTCGTTGATTTTAAATTACAAATTCCCAATACCAAAAAAGATTTTATTATAAATACTGACGAGGTTCGGTTTACTCAAATATGTAATAATCTACTAAGAAATGCTTGGAAATTTACCAATGAAGGTTACATTAAAATAGGCTATTCCCACAAAAAAAATAACTCTAAAGAACACTTAAAATTCTATGTTAAAGATACGGGATGTGGAATTGCCGAAAATAAATTTGATCTTATTTTTGATAGATTCTCGCAAGTAGCCTACGATGAATACCGAGAAGGAAACGGACTTGGTTTAAGTATTACCGAAGGCTTGGTAAAATTACTAGGAAGTGAAATGGAATTAGAATCAACACTGGGAAAAGGTTCCTGTTTTTACTTCACAATTCCATTAAATTTTACCTCCACAGAACAAATTATAGAAAATTAG
- a CDS encoding ABC-F family ATP-binding cassette domain-containing protein, whose translation MISVDALAVEFGGTTLFKDISFVINEKDRIALMGKNGAGKSTLLKIIAGVDTATRGRVSSPKDKTIAYLPQHLMTSNTRTVFEETAQAFSHIFEMEKQIEDLNQQLASRTDFESESYYKLIEDVSALSESFYSIEEINYDAEVEKALLGLGFMREDFTRPTSEFSGGWRMRIELAKILLKKPDLILLDEPTNHLDIESIQWLEDFLINSGKAVMVISHDRAFVDNITSRTIEITMGRIYDYKATYSEYLELRKDRRIHQQKAYDEQQKMIAENRAFIERFKGTYSKTLQVQSRVKMLEKLDIIEVDEEDTSALRLKFPPSPRSGNYPVIMEDVNKYYGEHLVFENVNFTLERGEKIAFVGRNGEGKSTLVKAIMQEIDHGGTLTLGHNSMIGYFAQNQASLMDEDLTVFQTIDHVAKGDVRTKLKDILGAFMFGGDNSTKKVKVLSGGEKTRLAMIKLLLEPVNLLILDEPTNHLDMKTKDILKAALKDFDGTIIVVSHDRDFLDGLVDKVYEFGNKKVKEHLGDINSYLLIKKMENLRELERKN comes from the coding sequence TTATTAAAAATTATTGCAGGCGTTGATACTGCTACACGCGGACGTGTTTCCAGTCCAAAAGATAAAACCATTGCTTATCTTCCTCAGCATTTAATGACTTCCAATACGCGAACTGTTTTTGAGGAAACAGCTCAGGCTTTTTCTCATATTTTTGAAATGGAAAAGCAAATTGAGGATTTGAACCAACAACTTGCTTCACGTACCGATTTTGAATCGGAAAGTTACTATAAACTAATTGAAGATGTATCGGCTTTAAGCGAATCGTTTTACTCTATTGAAGAGATTAATTACGATGCAGAAGTAGAGAAGGCGCTTTTGGGCTTAGGTTTTATGCGGGAAGATTTTACCCGACCAACTAGTGAGTTTAGTGGTGGTTGGAGAATGAGAATCGAACTGGCAAAAATTTTATTAAAGAAACCAGATTTAATTCTTTTGGATGAGCCAACCAATCATTTGGATATTGAGTCGATTCAGTGGTTAGAAGATTTTTTGATCAATTCGGGGAAAGCGGTAATGGTTATTTCTCACGACCGTGCTTTTGTTGATAATATTACTTCGCGAACCATTGAGATTACAATGGGCCGAATTTACGATTACAAAGCAACTTATTCTGAGTATTTGGAATTGCGAAAAGATAGACGAATTCATCAGCAAAAAGCTTACGACGAACAACAAAAAATGATTGCCGAGAATCGAGCATTTATTGAACGATTTAAGGGAACATATTCAAAAACTTTGCAGGTTCAATCGCGTGTAAAGATGTTAGAGAAACTTGATATTATTGAGGTGGATGAAGAAGACACTTCGGCTTTGAGATTAAAATTTCCACCTTCGCCACGGTCGGGAAATTATCCCGTAATTATGGAGGATGTGAATAAATATTATGGCGAGCATTTGGTGTTCGAGAATGTTAATTTTACTCTCGAAAGAGGCGAAAAAATAGCGTTTGTAGGGCGAAATGGAGAAGGTAAATCTACTTTAGTAAAAGCTATTATGCAGGAAATTGATCATGGTGGAACACTTACTTTAGGTCATAATAGTATGATTGGGTATTTTGCTCAGAATCAGGCTTCTTTAATGGATGAGGATTTAACGGTTTTTCAAACTATTGATCATGTAGCAAAAGGAGATGTTCGTACCAAGTTAAAGGATATTTTAGGTGCTTTTATGTTTGGTGGTGATAATTCAACAAAAAAAGTAAAAGTTCTTTCGGGAGGAGAAAAAACAAGGTTGGCAATGATTAAGTTACTTCTTGAACCAGTGAATTTATTGATTCTCGATGAGCCAACCAATCATTTGGATATGAAAACCAAAGATATTTTAAAAGCTGCATTAAAAGATTTTGACGGAACCATAATTGTTGTTTCGCACGATAGAGATTTTCTGGATGGTTTAGTTGATAAGGTTTATGAGTTTGGAAACAAAAAAGTGAAGGAACACTTAGGTGATATCAATTCGTATCTTTTAATAAAAAAGATGGAAAACCTACGAGAATTGGAACGTAAAAATTAA